The genome window AGGAAGTTGTGAAAGAGCATCAGACTTCAAATCAGGATGAGAAAAATGCATAGGGCCTGTTCTGAACAGATATGTTGAGATTCATCTTATTGACTAAAAATAGCCGTGCAGAAGTCAGTCGAAGTATGTTTTATGTCACTTTGTTGTTAGCTATACCGCAAACTAAGGAAAGATCGGTGCTTTTTGCTGTCTTATCGTTTTAAGATAGCTATCATTAATCAGTGAATATCTCGGGAGCCTTTTTCAACGATGAGAAAAAAGTCTAGCTCACTTACTCTATTGCTCACACTGATATCCGGTGCGCTGGCTTATACCGGCTTGAGTCAGGCAGATGAATCCGCCAATAATGGTCCGGATTGTGAGAATGTCAGTATCGATTATCTGGATGATCCCTCGCTGACCCGGGCTGAAAAGCTGGCGCGCATGGAGCAAGCGCTGAGTGATTCTCTGCATCGCTTTGAATTATGCAATATGGCCATCTCTGCTAATTCATCATCAACCAATAGTGGCAATGGATCTGGCTCTGGTTCAGGTACTGACGGTGGTGGCGATTCAGGAAACGGTAACGCAGCAGGCGGTGCCAGTGGCACGGAATCTGTTGCCAGTGACACTATGCAGGGCACAGAACAAGCCCCATCAACCGATACAACGGCTGCCACCGCAGCAAATTCACAAGAATCTACAGAATCAGGTTCTGGTGATATATCCGCCTCAGGTAATATCGCTAAGAATGGTAAGATTCCGGAAGATATTCCGCCCGCGGATAATGATGATGCGATCGCAGCACAAATTCGTGTCGCCGCTGAAGCTGAAACCGATCCAGAGATACGCAAAAAGCTCTGGGATGAATACAGAAAATATAAGGGTATGAACGTTGAACATTGATCGTTTTAGAAAGCCATCCAAGTTTCTTGTCTACCTGCTGGTGATGCTGCATGTGCTCACGGGGTGTGCCACTACCTCCGGCTCAGGTGTCGATGTTGGACCGCGTTCGTCTTCCAGCTTTAGTGAAGATATGTCAAAAACAGCCTACACCGGCCCGAAAATGGATGTGGTGATTCCTGTTTTCTCGCCGGGCCTTTCTGGCAAGGCAGCCAATTATGAAGAAGAAGGTGTATGGCCGGAACTGCGTCGAGCAGAAGCCAACCGTTTTGCCTATAAACTCAAAAAAGCCTTAGATGATACTGGCAAGTTCGGCGCTGTCAGGGTCACGCCAGATAAAACCGCTTCTGGTGATTTATATGTATTAGGCAGTATTGTTGAGTCAAACGGTCTGGAAGTAGAATTTGATATGCAAGTGGTTGATGCCAGCGGCAAAGAGTGGCTGGACGACAATATCGATTACGAAGTGGGCGATGGTTTTTATAAAAACCCCAGAAATACCGATAAAGACCCGTATGATCCCGCGTTTAATCAAGCAGCAAACGATATTGTTAAAGCCTTACTAAAACAAAAACCATCAGATTTAAGCACGGTAAAACATATTGCCGACTTACGCTTTGGCGCCAGCTTTAACGATAAAGCCTTTGATGACTATCTCGACACCAGCTCCACCCCTATCAAATTAACGGGTTTACCTAGCGAGTCCGACCCACTCTATGAACGTGTGAAAGCGATTCGCGTTAAAGAACAGTTATTTGTGGATAATCTACAACCTAACTATGCCGCTTTTTCACAAAAAATGAATGACAGTTATCTGACTTGGCAAAAAGCCAGCGCGACAGAACTAAAACTGCAGCAGGAAGCACAGAATGAAAGTCTGATGAAGATTATTGGAGGTGCGTTGTTGATTGCAGCAGCGGTAGCCGTCGGCTCCAATGGCAATCGTAATAACAATACCTTAGGCAGAGATATGGTCACCATTGCTGGCGGTGTTGGCGGTGCAGTATTGATCACCAGTGGCATTACCTCTCGCGGAGAGGCCAAGTTTCATCAAGATGCTATAAACGAACTGGGCCAGTCGTTGGATTTGGAAATGTCGCCTCAGGTGATTGAGTTTGAAAACCAAAGCACCAAACTGACCGGTAATATGGAGCAGCAGTTCCAACAATGGCGCGCCTTCATGGCTCGCATGTATGAGCTTGAATCGACACCCGATAAAGCGCTTTAATATTCGTCATGATCAACGAAGAAATACGCAGAGCCAAGCAGGCGAAACAACAGCGCCTGCTCATTGGCATCATTATTGTTCTTTCGCTCATTGTCGTGACGGGGCTCGTGCTATTCAGCCTCAATAACGTTCGATTTAACAGCAACCCTTCTGCTGAAGAGCCAACACCAGACAAACAAGCCACACCACAAAAAATCGAAGAACCTAAAAACGAAGAAGACATCGCCGCATTACGCCAAGCCTATCTGGATGCCTTTTCTTTTTATGAAAATACCTTAAAACCGCAACTGGAGAAAATTGATATCGACAGCTGGGATAAGACACTGGCCGAGACCTTAAAAAGCCAGGAACAAACTGCTGTGGATACCTTCGGTGCTGGTCAATATGCCAAAGCCAAGCAAGCGATCGATACGCTAACGCAAACCGCCGAGAAGACACTGACTGACAGTGAGGCTGCTTTTGAACAAGCCATGCAGAAAGCACAAGCGGCGTATGACAATTATGATTATCAACCAGCCCGTCTGGCGATAGATGATGTACTTATTCACAAAGCTGATTCAACAGAGGCCAAGGCGCTAGAACAGAAAATAGAAAAGATCCCACAGATTGTAGAGCTGAATGAAGCGATTCGTGTTGCCAGAAATGAAAATAATCCAAGTAAAGAGCTATCTCTGATTGAGGATTTACTGAAAATCGAGCCGGATCGGGAAGAGATGAAACAGCGGGCTAATGTTCTGCGTACGCAACTGGCCGAGTCACGGTATAACCAGGCCATATCTCAAGCCTATAAAGCGATTGAGCAACGGCAAGCTGGAAACGCCAGACAAGCCCTGAAACAAGCACAACAAATTTATTCCAATCGTCCTGAAAATAAAGAAGTCAGCGCAGCACTGGCAACACTGGAATCACAGCTTCGCTTTGAAGAACATGTTGCCGCTGCTGATAAGGCACAAAATGCCGATAACTGGGAAGTCACTAAACAGGAATTAAGTGCCGCCCTAAAAGAACGCCCAGCCAATAAAGACCTGATTGATCGTTTAAACCAGGCCAAACGGATTGTGGAAATCGACCAAAATATTCAGAGCTTGTTACAAAATCCTTATCGTCTTAACAATCCCGCAGTCAAAGCCACGGCTGATATCAATGTCATCCAAGCAGAATCTTTTAGTGCTCAAAGCCCGTCTCTGGCAAAAGCAGCTCAACAGTTGAAGTCCACCATCAATGCCGTGAATACTCCGGTGAACGTGAATGTCATTTCCGATGGAAAAACCTTTGTCTCTGTGAGGGGTGTGGGTAAAGTCGGTGAAACTACCGGCAAAACGATTCAGCTCAAGCCCGGCACCTACTCCTTTGAAGGCAAGCGTGAAGGGTATCGCTCCAAGTTGATTGAAGTGAGCATTCCGCTTAACCGTAGCGATGTCCAGGTCATCGTGATTGCAGATGAGCGAATTTAACCAGGCAATTGAGGCTGCAAAACGCCAACAACGCCGAATGCTGTTGTGGCTGGGTTTGGGTTTTATTGTGGTCGCCTGTTTTGTTGCTGCAGCGTTAATCGCTTCCCGAGCTACACCAATTCAGGTGCTGCCTGAAACTATCAACCAGGATGCCCAGATTAATGTCAGTCGTGGCCTTGCCCTGATAATTGATCATCATTTATACAGCCTGTCAGATTCAGCGGAAGTAGAAGCCTCAGCGCCAGGTTATCAAACGGCCAAACAGCGTATTTCAGAATCCAGCTTTGGCAAAGTGACACAAATCACGCTTGAGCCGCTGCCAGCCCAAGTCGTTTTGAAAACCTCTCTCGAAGATAATAAAACCAGTTGGTACATCGACAAGAAGCTCACCGCCATCAGCAATACCCTTGAGACATCATTGGAACGAGGTGATTACAGCATCACAGCCAGTCATCCTTACTTTGAGCCTATTAGTGAAAATTACGCACTGAAACCGGGTGATGTCGTTGAAAAGACCTTGAGTATGACGCCCATCTCGGGTGAGTTATCGCTAAGCACTCAGCCAGCGGGGGCAGCAGTGAGCATAGATGGAGAAGAAGTCGGACAAGCGCCTATGTCGACATCACTGCCCGGCGGACGATATTCATTGCAAATCCACAAAGCAGGTTTTGAGACCATCACGGATTCTATCGATATCACACAAACAGCTAAACAGGTCAGCAGACAGTATCGACTGCAAGCAGAACGCGCCCGAGTGAATGTCAGCGTATCGCCTGTGGGTGGCACCTTAACAGTGAATGGTATTGATACGCCTGTTGCTGATGTCATCAAAATCGAGGCCAATCAGGACGCCGTATTGAAGTATAAAAAATCCGGCTATTTTTCACAGTCACAACGCGTCAATCTTAAGCAAGGTGAAAGCACTGACCTTAATTTCGAGCTGAAAAAAGAAATGGGCAAAGTCGTGATTGAGTCGACGCCTCAAGCGTCAGTCACGATTAGTGGCAAAGCCATCGGACAAACACCCTTAAACTTAACGCTGGATGCCTTGCCACAGACGATTCGTTTCGATTTGGCAGGCTATCGCTCTGAGACTCGCACCATCACGCCTACAGCAAAATCCACCAGCAGTGTCTCGGTGAATTTACTAACTGAGAAACAAGCTCGTCTGCAAGAAGCGCCGAGAAGCTATAAAACCTATGCCGGTGATGAAATGCAGTTATTCACAGCCAATGACACCATCATCATGGGTGCAGAGCGCAGTGAAGCCGGGCAACGAGCCAATGAGTTTATCCGTAAAGTCACAATTAACCGCCCGTTTTATGCGGGTGTGCACGAAGTCAGCAATCAATCGTATGCACAGTTTGATAAAAGCCATAGCGGTGGCCCCAACTTGCCCGCCACCTCTGTCAGCTGGCTAGAGGCAGTACGTTATGCCAACTGGTTAAGTCAGGCAGAAGATTTAACGCCAGTGTATAAAATCAACGGCAATTCCGTTACTCACATTAACGATCAAGCCGATGGTTATCGTTTGTTGACCGAGGCTGAGTGGGAATGGTTAGCCCGAAAAGCAGGCCGGTCTGCTCAAACAGTCTTCGTTTGGGGCAATGACAAAACGATACCACCTAAAGCCGCCAATATTGCTGATGAGTCTGCAAAAGGATCGGTGACGCATTATGTACCGCGCTATAACGATGGTTATGCAGGTGTGGCGCCAGTAAAGTCGATGAAACGAGAGTTATCAGGCCTGTTTGATATGGGCGGTAACGTCAGTGAATGGACACATGACAGCTACTCACTTACTGTACCCAAACAAGGGCGTACTTATTCACAAACACTGGATACTACACTCGTTGATGAGCATGTCGTTAAAGGTGCTAATTGGCGCTCAGGCACACTCACAGAATTAAGAGCGTCATATCGCGATGGCGCAAGCCAGCCCAGAGATGATATCGGTTTCCGACTGGGTCGCTTTGTTTACGGAGGTCAATAATATGGCACAACTTAAAAAATGGCTGCTGATAGCGTTATCCGTTGTGGTCTTTGTCCTGGCAATCACCATGGTGAAAAATGTCTATGCCGGCAAACCCATTATTAGCCTGAACTCCCCTGTTTCCTTTCCCGTGGATATTTAAACCATGAAAGATATGCTGAAAAGTTTCGCGGCATTGCTGATTTCTATCGTTGTCGTGCATTTGTTTTACATTGGTTATGTTCGACCTGAAGCAGCACAGCTGATTGAGTTTGCTGTGAGTCAGGGACAAACCGCACCCCGCGATATAGCAGTGATCATCAAAGACTACGAGCAGGAAATCTGTTTTATTCTGATGCTGTGGGGCTGTTATCTGATTCTCAGTGCTTATCGTAATATTCTCAAAACTAAGTATTTATTCAGTGTGGATCTGATTAAAGACGCCGATTCACAAGCAGATACTGATGCAAAACATAATCTGGATGTGAATGCGATTATT of Methylophaga marina contains these proteins:
- a CDS encoding PEGA domain-containing protein translates to MSEFNQAIEAAKRQQRRMLLWLGLGFIVVACFVAAALIASRATPIQVLPETINQDAQINVSRGLALIIDHHLYSLSDSAEVEASAPGYQTAKQRISESSFGKVTQITLEPLPAQVVLKTSLEDNKTSWYIDKKLTAISNTLETSLERGDYSITASHPYFEPISENYALKPGDVVEKTLSMTPISGELSLSTQPAGAAVSIDGEEVGQAPMSTSLPGGRYSLQIHKAGFETITDSIDITQTAKQVSRQYRLQAERARVNVSVSPVGGTLTVNGIDTPVADVIKIEANQDAVLKYKKSGYFSQSQRVNLKQGESTDLNFELKKEMGKVVIESTPQASVTISGKAIGQTPLNLTLDALPQTIRFDLAGYRSETRTITPTAKSTSSVSVNLLTEKQARLQEAPRSYKTYAGDEMQLFTANDTIIMGAERSEAGQRANEFIRKVTINRPFYAGVHEVSNQSYAQFDKSHSGGPNLPATSVSWLEAVRYANWLSQAEDLTPVYKINGNSVTHINDQADGYRLLTEAEWEWLARKAGRSAQTVFVWGNDKTIPPKAANIADESAKGSVTHYVPRYNDGYAGVAPVKSMKRELSGLFDMGGNVSEWTHDSYSLTVPKQGRTYSQTLDTTLVDEHVVKGANWRSGTLTELRASYRDGASQPRDDIGFRLGRFVYGGQ